Within Coffea arabica cultivar ET-39 chromosome 4e, Coffea Arabica ET-39 HiFi, whole genome shotgun sequence, the genomic segment TTCATGCAGATTCCATGCAGCAAAGTGGTCCCTTGGAGGCAAATATACTTGATGGTGGTGAAACACTAATTTTTATGCAGGACAACAGTGACCATGAAGATCCAACCCGAGTTCCAGGAGAGGAAATTGTGAACCCTGACGAGGAGGCATTCAGCCAAGAGTGCCACGAAGAAAGCTATAATTCTGAAGAACTGTCTGTTTATAGCTCAGCGGCTTTAGAATCTGTCCATAGTGATGAAGCTGTTGGTGAAGAAGAGATTCCTCCAGCAAGAGATACTGATTCTTCTTATGCTTATCAGACAAATAAAAATGACCCCACTTCAATAAGGACCTTGAATCAGATGAAAAGTGGCTTGATTAtggataataaaaataataagggtaaattaattaattttgctAATTAAATTTAGTTATTGTGTTTTGGAGCACTAATTAGTGCTCCGTATTGCTATCTTAGAAAGACCTGATCGAATTGgctcttgtttgttttgcttTTTCAGCAAAATGTGAAGAGGGAATTGCCAAGGATGAGAAAAAAGATGCCACTTTCACAAGAGATGAAAATTTTCTGGTGTTTGCACCGTCAAAGAGGGAAAGCAAGAAGCTGCTTCAACCTGAAGGAAAGGATGAGGAAGATATCTTTGGGGACTCATGTACAGTTGGATCAACTTCTAAGAGTTCTTCAGAATGGAGAAGCTCAAATATTAACTACAGGGACTCGGGTACCGATGATCCATTTTCGTCGTCTTCACGAAGGAGTTGTCCCAAGTGGGAGTCCTACACGGTGTTCCAAAAATATGATGAAGAAATGCTGTTTCTTGATAGAATCAGTGCTCAGAAACTTCATGAAACAGGTATGTATTAGCTATACATACAATTGTCTCCTTCATTCTTTTCTGTATACTGTGGCTAGGGGAGGTGAAATCGGGCAGTTTGGCATACCATTTGGTTCAACTTTGCTGTTAAAATCCATCTTTTTTAGAACAATTTGTGTCGCCAAATATTGGAAAGTAACTAGCAAAATCACAATACAAATAACTTATCCTGCTCttggtttgatgaatttttttttctaacaatGTTGAAACAATCAATTTTCAGAATCATTGAAGTCGATACAAGCATGCCCAAGATCAATATCGGACAGGATTGTATATAAGTTGGCAGCAAAAAATAAAAGCTCATCAGATTTCCGTCGCAACCCATACCATGAGCTGGAGGGTACATATGTAGCACAAATATGTTGGACATGGGAGGCTCTGAATTGGAATTACAAGTACTTCCAGCGCCTAAGAGCTGCAAGAAGGGAACAAGACCCTGGTTGTCCTGCTTATGTGGCCCAGCAATTTCAGCAATTCTTGGTGCTTTTACAAAGATATGTTGAGAATGAGCCGTATGAGCATGGAAAGAGACCTGAAATCTATGCCCGGATGAGAAGCTTGGCCCCAAAGTTGCTTCAAGTTCCAGAATACCGAGGTACTACTAGTCATTTCTAATATTCCCTTGTCCCATCCCATTAACTTTGTGCGTTTTGACCATGAGTACTTACAGAGAAAGTAATTGATTTCTCTAACAAATTTATCTGAAATTTTGACAGCAATTCTTCTTTTCAGATAAGTATAAATTCAGGTGCAATGTACGTTTAGAGTTTAGAaacaaatttatatatataactaGCAATTTCAGTAAAATGTGTTCTTCTATTTCCATAGTCAGACTCGTGAATTTGTTAAAAAGACCCACCTACATGgtttgcttttttcttttttggttaaaCATGGTTCggaaaaagtttttcatatcttggccttttctttttcttctttttggtgGAAAATCTTTCCCATATCTTGGTTGCTGGGAGAATTACCTAAATGTTCTTAAGCATTAATAAGTATATATAAGCCaatatttttccttaatttgttTGTTTTACAACAAAACCAACCAAACTTAAAAGTAAATTAATTACTCTAATTACTTGAGGAATATTATTGGTTTCAACTCCAGCAATGTAGAAACTGTATGTGATATATTACTTTTGGCTTATTTTGACCAATCAACACATACTATGACCCTTATGATCATAAAGATAAAGATGGACCTACTGGAATTCATGTGTTACCAGCATCTGACTAGTCAAATGCACTATTATGAAATGTTGGcaattaactttaaaaaaaaaaagagaaaaattggtTTGCATGAGCAATTTTGACAAGTCATAATGGGTCATAGTAAGCAGTTCGGAAGTGATATAGTTGTAATCTTTATAGTATTAAATTCTTGAATTAATTCAGCACTCTCGAGTACTATAGTTAGTAACTTCAAAAAAATTGTTACTCTCCATCCATCATGTAGATTCTGAGGAGGAGAAAAAGGACGAAGGTTCGGGAGCAAGAATTTCCTCGGATTCATTTCTAATAATCATGGAAGAATCAATTAGGacattcatgaatttcctcaaAGCAGACAAGGAGAGTCGCTGTCAAGTACTGGCAGCCTTTTTCAGAAGAAACCGAAGAGGCTCAGCTGATGCCACGCTTCTCCTCCTAttaaagaaagtaaataaaaaggttaGCCTgtctacactttttttttttttttttgccatcaACGTAATatgtatacaaatatatattgCAAGATAGAATTTTTTATTAGAATGAGAATAAAATCATTGTGCAAAGAGGATTAGGATCCAGCTCTACACCTATACAACTATATGACATATACAGAAGAATCGAATGACATCTTAACGGGTGTCAAGTGGGCACTTGTTGAAtggattttttttaacttaatgtAGCAAAAGGTTTTCAAAGGGGCAAacttttattttcacaattaaGAATACATTGTCATACGGTATTAAAAATCTTAATGAGTTGAAGCTTAGGGTTGACTTCCTTCACAAACTCCCTAAGAACTCGTATATGAAAGTAAACGATTTTGTTTTTCATATCTCCTTGAAAATAAATCTgcagaaaaaaatgaagctCAAAGAGCTCAGGCGGTCTGGAAAGTGCTTGCGGAGAAGAAGATTGAGGCTGGAGGAGGAGATGGAGATATTAATGGCTTTCATTGACCTGAAAGTGGTGTCAAGGGTTTTGAGAATGAGGGAGCTACATGAGGAGCAGTTGCATTGGTGCGAAAACAAGATGAGCAAAGTGAGAGTCTCTGATGGGAAACTACAGAGAGATTCTTCACCACTTTTCTTCCCAGCACACTGATCATGA encodes:
- the LOC113741653 gene encoding uncharacterized protein is translated as MQCPGETIAGLFYNASSSFLLLFIFFYVTSILLAKLFSFLGGNLFFSRNQNEFEYGEFSDEEVEQENGYFHADSMQQSGPLEANILDGGETLIFMQDNSDHEDPTRVPGEEIVNPDEEAFSQECHEESYNSEELSVYSSAALESVHSDEAVGEEEIPPARDTDSSYAYQTNKNDPTSIRTLNQMKSGLIMDNKNNKAKCEEGIAKDEKKDATFTRDENFLVFAPSKRESKKLLQPEGKDEEDIFGDSCTVGSTSKSSSEWRSSNINYRDSGTDDPFSSSSRRSCPKWESYTVFQKYDEEMLFLDRISAQKLHETESLKSIQACPRSISDRIVYKLAAKNKSSSDFRRNPYHELEGTYVAQICWTWEALNWNYKYFQRLRAARREQDPGCPAYVAQQFQQFLVLLQRYVENEPYEHGKRPEIYARMRSLAPKLLQVPEYRDSEEEKKDEGSGARISSDSFLIIMEESIRTFMNFLKADKESRCQVLAAFFRRNRRGSADATLLLLLKKVNKKKKMKLKELRRSGKCLRRRRLRLEEEMEILMAFIDLKVVSRVLRMRELHEEQLHWCENKMSKVRVSDGKLQRDSSPLFFPAH